The Breoghania sp. genome has a segment encoding these proteins:
- a CDS encoding VTT domain-containing protein yields MMDEPVGTCARRDDLETDTLFEKGRNVWCVAHADRAAPLIDAGAYFGALREAMIRAEKTITIVGWDIDSQMRLVGEDGTVEDDLPETLAAFLSELVHRNEDLHVRLLLWDYSVIFSLERELAPRLRLFWTTPSRIDLCLDDEIPLGASQHQKIVVIDDKVAFSGGLDLTRRRWDNSTHKASDDRRVDPSGSAYAPFHDVQMVVDGEAAQRLGELVRERWLIATDETLEKPQADDTGAQDPWPPSLAPDFTDLPIAISRTVPSQHGSPAVTEVEKLWYDMVGRAQRLVYIENQYLTVQPFAEKLAQRMKEKPELQALIVVPETYPELLAKASMLEGRQRFMQVLRHADVADRVRLVYPRASDDGVSVPIMVHAKVMVIDDTLLRIGSANLSNRSIGFDSECDLTIEARSDAERESLAHIRNRLIGEHVGIAPEILQQELDAADGALFTALDALPETRRTLHPVRDEEIDIPMSLGPIGDPPEPLYDLKAAARAAPDPRWWPTIVRVCIAVGVIGLAILAWRHSPVSDPQKVGELFRSLSAHPWAPALVIGAFIGGGLVFFPVTVLILATVAVFGSWVGMLLAATGATLSAAATYLVGRGIGQRTLRRIVGPRISRVRHGISDHGIITIASIRLVPVAPFTLVNLVAGAARVRFFDYVIGTLLGLAPGLLTMTLLAQQVSQLINEPTAGRIALFAGLVVVWGAFLFALQFLVRRFRQAHS; encoded by the coding sequence ATGATGGACGAGCCCGTCGGTACATGTGCCCGGCGCGACGACCTTGAAACGGACACGCTGTTCGAGAAGGGCCGCAATGTCTGGTGCGTGGCGCATGCGGATCGCGCCGCGCCGCTCATCGATGCGGGCGCCTATTTCGGGGCGCTGCGCGAGGCCATGATCCGGGCTGAAAAGACCATCACCATTGTGGGTTGGGACATTGACAGCCAGATGCGGCTGGTCGGCGAGGACGGCACGGTCGAGGACGACCTGCCGGAAACCCTCGCCGCCTTTCTGAGCGAACTTGTCCACCGCAACGAGGATCTGCATGTCCGCCTGCTGTTGTGGGACTATTCGGTGATCTTCTCGCTGGAACGCGAGCTCGCCCCGCGCCTGCGTCTTTTCTGGACCACGCCCTCACGGATCGACCTGTGTCTGGACGACGAGATCCCGCTGGGCGCCTCGCAGCACCAGAAGATCGTTGTCATCGACGACAAGGTGGCCTTCTCCGGAGGGCTGGACCTGACCCGCAGGCGCTGGGACAATTCCACCCACAAGGCCAGCGACGACCGCCGCGTCGATCCCTCGGGAAGCGCCTATGCCCCGTTTCACGACGTGCAGATGGTCGTGGACGGCGAAGCGGCGCAGCGCCTGGGCGAGCTCGTGCGCGAACGCTGGTTGATCGCGACCGATGAGACGCTGGAAAAACCGCAAGCTGACGACACCGGCGCGCAGGATCCCTGGCCGCCCTCGCTCGCGCCGGATTTCACCGACCTGCCCATCGCCATTTCCAGAACCGTTCCCTCGCAGCACGGTTCGCCCGCCGTCACCGAGGTGGAAAAGCTCTGGTACGACATGGTCGGACGCGCGCAGCGTCTCGTCTATATCGAGAACCAGTATCTGACCGTCCAGCCCTTCGCCGAAAAGCTGGCCCAGCGCATGAAGGAAAAGCCGGAACTTCAGGCGCTGATCGTGGTGCCGGAGACCTATCCGGAACTGCTCGCCAAAGCCTCCATGCTCGAAGGACGGCAACGCTTCATGCAGGTCCTGAGGCACGCCGACGTCGCCGACCGGGTGCGCCTCGTCTATCCGCGCGCCAGCGATGACGGGGTCAGTGTGCCCATCATGGTGCACGCCAAGGTGATGGTGATCGACGACACGTTGCTGCGCATCGGTTCGGCCAATCTCTCCAACCGCTCCATCGGGTTCGACAGCGAATGCGACCTGACCATCGAGGCCCGCAGCGACGCTGAGCGCGAAAGCCTCGCCCATATCCGCAACCGGCTGATCGGCGAGCATGTCGGCATTGCGCCGGAGATCCTGCAGCAGGAACTCGATGCGGCGGACGGTGCGCTCTTCACCGCACTCGATGCGCTGCCTGAAACACGGCGCACACTTCATCCCGTGCGCGACGAGGAGATCGACATTCCGATGTCGCTGGGCCCGATCGGCGATCCGCCCGAGCCGCTCTACGATCTGAAAGCCGCCGCAAGAGCCGCCCCCGATCCGCGCTGGTGGCCGACCATCGTGCGCGTCTGCATTGCCGTCGGCGTCATCGGGCTGGCGATCCTCGCCTGGCGGCACTCGCCCGTTTCCGACCCGCAAAAGGTCGGCGAGCTTTTCCGCAGCCTGTCCGCGCATCCCTGGGCCCCGGCGCTGGTGATCGGCGCTTTCATCGGCGGCGGACTGGTTTTCTTTCCCGTGACCGTGCTCATTCTGGCCACCGTCGCCGTCTTCGGAAGCTGGGTCGGCATGCTGCTTGCGGCGACCGGCGCAACGCTCAGCGCCGCCGCCACCTATCTGGTGGGGCGCGGCATCGGTCAACGCACACTGCGCCGCATCGTCGGCCCGCGCATCTCCCGCGTGCGCCATGGCATTTCCGATCACGGCATCATCACCATCGCCAGCATCCGGCTCGTCCCGGTCGCGCCCTTCACGCTGGTCAATCTCGTGGCCGGTGCGGCGCGGGTGCGCTTTTTCGACTATGTCATCGGCACGCTTCTGGGTCTCGCGCCGGGGCTGCTGACCATGACGCTGCTGGCCCAACAGGTAAGCCAGCTCATCAATGAACCGACGGCGGGACGGATTGCGCTGTTCGCCGGTCTCGTGGTGGTCTGGGGGGCGTTTCTGTTCGCGCTGCAGTTTCTCGTGCGCCGCTTCAGGCAGGCCCACTCGTGA
- a CDS encoding ABC transporter substrate-binding protein yields the protein MIPRLKETTALALLAGLIAGPAWAGMEDAKKFLDAEIGDMSSLTRAEQEAEMQWFIDAAKPFEGMDIKVVSETITTHEYESKVLAPAFTAITGIKITHDLIGEGDVVEKLQTQMQSGQNIYDAYINDSDLIGTHWRYQQARNLTDWMADEGASVTNPNLDLDDFIGTSFTTGPDGKLYQLPDQQFANLYWFRYDWFNDAKTRADFKEKYGYELGVPVNWSAYEDIAEFFTGRDMSYAGGPTKVYGNMDYGKKDPSLGWRYTDAWMSMAGMGDKGEPNGLPVDEWGIRVNDKSQPVGSCVARGGATNSPAAVYAVTKAIEWLQKYSPPAAAGMTFSEAGPVPAQGEVAQQMFWYTAFTADMVKPGLPVMNEDGTPKWRMAPSPHGVYWSQGTKIGYQDAGSWTLMKSTPVDRAKAAWLYAQFVTSKTVDVKKSHVGLTFIRESSIQHKSFTERAPKLGGLVEFYRSPARVQWSPTGTNVPDYPKLAQLWWQNIGDAMSGAKTPQEALDSLCEAQEKVMERLERAGVQGDIGPKMNDPKPAEEWLAMEGAPKAKLDNEDEKPMTVSYDELIKSWQ from the coding sequence ATGATACCGAGATTGAAAGAGACAACGGCCCTCGCCTTGCTGGCGGGCCTCATCGCGGGCCCCGCATGGGCTGGCATGGAGGACGCCAAGAAGTTCCTCGATGCCGAGATCGGTGACATGTCATCGCTGACGCGCGCCGAGCAGGAAGCGGAGATGCAGTGGTTCATCGACGCCGCCAAGCCCTTCGAAGGCATGGACATCAAGGTCGTGTCGGAAACGATCACCACGCACGAATATGAATCCAAGGTGCTGGCCCCGGCCTTTACCGCCATCACCGGCATCAAGATCACGCACGATCTGATCGGCGAGGGCGACGTCGTTGAAAAGCTCCAGACGCAGATGCAGTCGGGCCAGAACATCTACGACGCCTATATCAACGACAGCGACCTGATCGGCACCCATTGGCGCTATCAGCAGGCCCGCAACCTGACCGACTGGATGGCGGATGAAGGCGCCAGCGTCACCAATCCGAACCTGGATCTGGACGATTTCATCGGCACCTCCTTCACCACCGGGCCGGACGGCAAGCTCTACCAGCTTCCCGACCAGCAGTTCGCGAACCTCTACTGGTTCCGCTACGACTGGTTCAACGACGCCAAGACCAGGGCCGACTTCAAGGAAAAGTACGGCTACGAGCTCGGCGTGCCGGTCAACTGGTCGGCCTATGAGGACATCGCGGAGTTTTTCACCGGCCGCGACATGAGCTATGCGGGCGGGCCCACCAAGGTCTATGGCAACATGGACTACGGCAAGAAGGACCCCTCGCTCGGCTGGCGTTACACCGATGCGTGGATGTCCATGGCCGGCATGGGCGACAAGGGCGAGCCGAACGGCCTGCCGGTCGATGAATGGGGCATTCGCGTCAACGACAAGTCCCAGCCTGTCGGTTCCTGCGTGGCCCGTGGCGGCGCGACCAACTCGCCCGCTGCCGTCTATGCGGTGACCAAGGCCATCGAGTGGCTGCAGAAATACTCGCCCCCTGCCGCCGCCGGCATGACCTTCTCCGAGGCTGGCCCCGTGCCCGCCCAAGGCGAGGTCGCCCAGCAGATGTTCTGGTATACCGCCTTCACCGCCGACATGGTGAAGCCGGGCCTGCCGGTGATGAACGAGGACGGCACGCCGAAGTGGCGCATGGCCCCCTCCCCGCACGGCGTCTACTGGTCGCAAGGCACCAAGATCGGCTATCAGGACGCAGGCTCCTGGACGCTGATGAAGTCGACGCCCGTCGACCGCGCCAAGGCGGCCTGGCTCTATGCCCAGTTCGTCACGTCGAAGACCGTGGACGTGAAGAAGTCCCATGTGGGCCTGACTTTCATCCGCGAAAGCTCCATCCAGCATAAGTCCTTCACCGAGCGCGCGCCGAAGCTCGGCGGTCTGGTCGAGTTCTATCGCTCGCCCGCCCGCGTGCAGTGGTCGCCCACCGGCACCAATGTTCCCGACTACCCCAAGCTCGCGCAGCTGTGGTGGCAGAATATCGGTGACGCCATGTCCGGCGCCAAGACCCCGCAGGAGGCCCTCGACAGCCTTTGCGAAGCGCAGGAAAAGGTGATGGAGCGTCTGGAGCGCGCAGGCGTTCAGGGCGACATCGGCCCGAAGATGAACGATCCGAAGCCCGCCGAGGAATGGCTGGCAATGGAAGGCGCGCCGAAGGCCAAGCTCGACAATGAAGACGAAAAGCCCATGACCGTCTCCTATGACGAGCTGATCAAGTCCTGGCAGTGA
- a CDS encoding DUF2160 domain-containing protein, protein MDWMAWTTPTAIFFAVIASLLIVLTVLGIRYPETPRVGVLRIETTRGDRLFITLLGSAFINLAWLGLSGLPQWGALVVCLIYATAVFRWV, encoded by the coding sequence ATGGACTGGATGGCATGGACCACGCCGACGGCCATTTTCTTCGCCGTCATCGCAAGCCTGCTGATCGTCTTGACGGTGCTGGGCATCCGGTATCCGGAAACCCCGCGCGTGGGTGTGCTCAGGATCGAGACGACCCGCGGCGACCGACTTTTCATCACGCTTCTGGGCTCGGCCTTCATCAATCTGGCCTGGCTTGGTCTTTCCGGCCTGCCCCAATGGGGCGCGCTGGTGGTCTGCCTGATCTATGCGACAGCGGTTTTCCGCTGGGTGTGA
- a CDS encoding carbohydrate ABC transporter permease has product MTLYLLFLLLPIYWLFNMSLKSNQEILSTFTLWPQAATLDNYKTILTDASWYMGYVNSLIYVVMNTVISVTVALPAAYAFSRYSFMGDKHLFFWLLTNRMAPPAVFALPFFQLYSSIGLFDTHIAVALAHCLFNVPLAVWILEGFMRGVPKEIDETAYIDGYSFPRFFIRIFTPLIASGIGVAAFFCFMFSWVELLLSRTLTSVNAKPIAATMTRTVSASGMDWGVLAAAGILTIVPGALVIYFVRNYIAKGFALGRV; this is encoded by the coding sequence ATGACGCTCTATCTCCTCTTCCTGCTCCTGCCGATCTACTGGCTCTTCAACATGAGCCTGAAGAGCAATCAGGAGATCCTGTCCACCTTCACGCTATGGCCGCAAGCCGCGACGCTCGACAACTACAAGACCATCCTGACGGATGCCTCGTGGTACATGGGCTATGTCAACTCGCTGATCTACGTGGTCATGAACACCGTGATCTCGGTGACGGTGGCACTGCCCGCAGCCTATGCCTTCTCGCGCTATTCCTTCATGGGCGACAAGCACCTGTTCTTCTGGCTCTTGACCAACCGCATGGCCCCGCCCGCGGTCTTCGCCCTGCCCTTCTTCCAGCTCTATTCCTCCATCGGCCTTTTCGACACGCATATCGCGGTGGCGCTCGCCCACTGCCTGTTCAACGTGCCGCTGGCGGTGTGGATTCTGGAAGGCTTCATGCGCGGCGTGCCGAAGGAAATCGACGAGACCGCCTATATTGACGGCTATTCCTTCCCGCGCTTCTTCATCCGCATCTTCACGCCGCTGATCGCATCCGGCATCGGCGTCGCCGCCTTCTTCTGCTTCATGTTCTCCTGGGTGGAACTGCTGCTGTCGCGCACACTGACTTCGGTCAACGCCAAGCCGATCGCCGCCACCATGACCCGCACGGTCTCCGCCTCCGGCATGGACTGGGGCGTGCTGGCGGCGGCAGGCATTCTGACCATCGTGCCGGGCGCGCTCGTGATCTATTTCGTGCGCAATTACATCGCCAAGGGCTTCGCGCTGGGGAGGGTGTGA
- a CDS encoding sugar ABC transporter permease: MEKTPNQKAWFLVLPVLALVAFSAVVPLMTVVNYSVQDTFGNNQFFWAGLEWFSEMLQSERMWNALVRQLAFSAIILAIEVPLGIFVALNMPKRGFWASTCLVLMALPLLIPWNVVGTIWQIFGRVDIGLLGYTLEAVGIDYNYTQDIFSAWATVVVMDVWHWTSLVALLAYAGLQSIPDAYYQAAKIDQASRWAVFRYIELPKMSGVLMIAILLRFMDSFMIYTEPFVVTGGGPGNATTFLSIDLVKMALGQFDLGPAAAFSIMYFLVILLISWVFYTVMTNLDRAEQEGVE, from the coding sequence ATGGAAAAGACCCCAAACCAGAAAGCCTGGTTCCTCGTTCTCCCCGTCCTCGCGCTGGTGGCCTTTTCCGCCGTCGTGCCCTTGATGACGGTGGTGAACTACTCGGTTCAGGATACCTTCGGCAACAACCAGTTCTTCTGGGCGGGGCTGGAGTGGTTTTCGGAAATGCTGCAATCGGAGCGCATGTGGAATGCGCTTGTGCGCCAGCTTGCCTTCTCCGCCATCATACTCGCCATCGAGGTACCGCTCGGCATCTTCGTGGCGCTGAACATGCCCAAGCGCGGCTTCTGGGCCTCCACCTGCCTCGTGCTGATGGCGCTGCCGCTGCTCATCCCGTGGAACGTGGTCGGCACGATCTGGCAGATCTTCGGTCGCGTCGATATCGGCCTTCTCGGCTACACGCTTGAGGCCGTCGGCATCGACTACAACTACACGCAGGACATTTTCTCCGCCTGGGCGACCGTCGTCGTCATGGATGTCTGGCACTGGACGTCGCTGGTGGCGCTGCTGGCCTATGCGGGCCTGCAATCCATTCCCGATGCCTATTATCAGGCCGCCAAGATCGATCAGGCGAGCCGCTGGGCGGTCTTCCGTTACATCGAACTGCCGAAAATGAGCGGCGTCCTGATGATCGCGATCCTGCTGCGGTTCATGGACAGCTTCATGATCTACACCGAGCCCTTCGTGGTGACGGGCGGCGGGCCCGGCAATGCCACGACCTTCCTGTCTATCGATCTGGTGAAGATGGCCCTCGGCCAGTTCGACCTCGGCCCGGCAGCCGCCTTCTCCATCATGTACTTCCTCGTGATCCTGCTGATCTCGTGGGTCTTCTACACGGTGATGACCAATCTCGACCGGGCCGAACAGGAGGGCGTGGAATGA
- a CDS encoding ABC transporter ATP-binding protein, with the protein MARITLDHLAHSYFPNPVSEDDYALKEMNHEWEDGEAYALLGSSGCGKTTLLNIISGLRRPSQGRVLFDGVDVTDAPTAERNIAQVFQFPVVYDTMTVRQNLAFPLRNRGADAAYVAERVQTIGRVIGMEAELDRKARGLTADAKQKISLGRGMVREDVNALLFDEPLTVIDPHMKWELRTQLKSLHREFGHTMIYVTHDQTEALTFADKVVVMYDGRVVQIGTPQELFETPQHTFVGYFIGSPGMNILPAAIEGDRATINGASIPLASHYAPLTGKVEIGVRPEFARLSATEGLPVRIRRVEDVGRHKIVRAECFGKDINIIAREDEEIAADMTRVAFDRARINVYADDWRVAGEAA; encoded by the coding sequence ATGGCACGGATCACGCTCGATCACCTCGCCCATTCCTATTTCCCCAATCCCGTCAGCGAAGACGATTACGCGTTGAAGGAAATGAACCACGAGTGGGAAGACGGCGAAGCCTATGCGCTTCTGGGCTCGTCCGGTTGCGGCAAGACCACCCTCTTGAACATCATTTCCGGTCTGCGCAGGCCAAGCCAGGGCCGTGTGCTCTTCGACGGGGTCGATGTCACCGATGCGCCGACGGCGGAACGCAACATCGCGCAGGTCTTTCAGTTTCCGGTCGTCTACGACACCATGACCGTGCGCCAGAACCTCGCCTTCCCGCTTCGAAACCGCGGTGCGGATGCGGCCTATGTGGCCGAACGCGTCCAGACCATCGGACGCGTCATCGGCATGGAGGCGGAGCTTGACCGCAAGGCCCGCGGCCTGACGGCGGACGCCAAGCAGAAGATCTCGCTCGGGCGCGGCATGGTGCGCGAGGACGTCAACGCGCTTTTGTTCGACGAGCCGCTGACCGTGATCGACCCGCACATGAAGTGGGAGCTGAGAACCCAGCTGAAATCCCTTCATCGCGAGTTTGGCCACACCATGATCTACGTGACCCACGACCAGACCGAAGCGCTGACCTTCGCCGACAAGGTGGTGGTGATGTATGACGGCCGGGTCGTGCAGATCGGCACGCCGCAGGAGCTCTTCGAGACCCCGCAGCACACCTTTGTCGGCTATTTCATCGGCTCGCCGGGCATGAACATCCTGCCTGCGGCAATCGAGGGCGACCGCGCGACGATCAACGGGGCAAGCATCCCGCTGGCCAGCCACTACGCCCCGCTCACGGGCAAGGTGGAGATCGGCGTTCGCCCGGAATTCGCCCGTCTTTCGGCAACCGAGGGCCTGCCCGTGCGCATCCGCCGGGTGGAGGATGTGGGCCGCCACAAGATCGTGCGCGCGGAATGCTTCGGCAAGGACATCAACATCATCGCGCGCGAGGACGAAGAAATCGCCGCCGACATGACCCGCGTCGCCTTCGATCGGGCCCGCATCAACGTCTATGCCGATGACTGGCGCGTCGCCGGGGAGGCTGCGTGA
- a CDS encoding ABC transporter ATP-binding protein yields the protein MTLALEAAAKTVGGRVHIHPTSLELQKGTMNVLLGPTLSGKTTLMRLMAGLDRPTSGRVLWEGRDVTGTRVQDRNVAMVYQQFINYPSMSVFENIASPLRLMGRGKAEIDRAVTRAAELMKLEGLLQRKPLELSGGQQQRCALARALVKEAGLVLLDEPLANLDYKLREELRVEIPKIFEESGAIFVYATTEPEEALLLGGNTATLWEGRITQFGPTPDVYRRPVDATTARAFSDPPMNFLAISKTGNRLLFGGGQNLPATGKLQELEDGRYMAGFRPNHLEVARHTPDAMTFTPTIDVTEITGSETFLHLEHHGEKWVGLIHGVHDLRHDQQIEVFLDPAHIYIFAEDGRLVVPASYAMAA from the coding sequence ATGACACTGGCTTTGGAAGCCGCGGCCAAGACGGTCGGCGGGAGGGTTCACATACATCCGACCAGCCTTGAGCTGCAGAAGGGCACGATGAATGTCCTTCTGGGCCCGACGCTGTCCGGCAAGACGACGCTGATGCGGTTGATGGCCGGTCTCGATCGCCCGACAAGCGGCCGCGTCCTGTGGGAAGGCCGCGATGTGACCGGGACCCGCGTGCAGGACCGCAACGTCGCCATGGTCTATCAGCAGTTCATCAACTACCCCTCCATGAGCGTGTTCGAGAACATCGCCAGCCCGCTGCGCCTGATGGGCCGCGGCAAGGCGGAGATTGACCGTGCCGTCACCCGGGCGGCTGAACTGATGAAGCTTGAGGGCCTGCTGCAACGAAAGCCGCTGGAGCTTTCCGGCGGTCAGCAGCAGCGCTGCGCATTGGCGCGCGCACTGGTGAAGGAAGCGGGTCTCGTCCTGCTCGACGAGCCGCTCGCCAATCTCGATTACAAGTTGCGCGAGGAGCTGCGCGTGGAGATCCCGAAGATCTTCGAGGAATCCGGCGCGATCTTCGTCTACGCCACCACCGAGCCGGAAGAGGCACTGCTTCTGGGCGGCAACACCGCGACGCTCTGGGAAGGCCGCATCACCCAGTTCGGCCCTACGCCGGACGTTTATCGCAGGCCCGTGGACGCCACCACCGCGCGCGCCTTTTCCGACCCTCCGATGAATTTCCTCGCCATCTCCAAGACCGGAAACCGTCTGCTGTTCGGCGGCGGCCAGAACCTGCCCGCAACCGGCAAGCTTCAGGAACTGGAAGACGGGCGCTACATGGCGGGCTTCCGCCCCAACCACCTGGAAGTCGCCCGGCACACGCCCGACGCCATGACCTTTACGCCCACCATCGATGTCACCGAGATCACCGGCTCGGAGACCTTCCTCCATCTTGAACACCACGGCGAGAAGTGGGTGGGCCTCATCCATGGCGTCCACGACCTTCGCCACGACCAGCAGATCGAGGTCTTCCTCGATCCCGCACATATCTACATCTTCGCCGAAGACGGGCGGCTCGTCGTGCCCGCGTCTTACGCGATGGCGGCCTGA
- the glpD gene encoding glycerol-3-phosphate dehydrogenase encodes MSKASHADPLSVAPPVYDLLIVGGGINGCGIARDAAGRGLSVALVEMNDLASATSSASTKLFHGGLRYLEYFELRLVREALIERERLLAAMPHISWPMRFVLPYGPEMRFDTDTPASKLLHMFMPWMKGSRPAWVIRIGLFLYDHMGGRHILPPTSTLDLTKAPEGAPLQERFRKAYEYSDCWVEDSRLVVLNARDASLRGADIKVRHKVIASQRGSDEWRVTVENTETGKRQEIRARCLVNAGGPWVGDILQDRTHVKTRENVRLVRGSHIVTRKLYDHDKCYFLQGNDGRIIFTIPYETDYTLIGTTDQDHPDPDTPPECTVEEQDYLCDFVSAYFRKPVTRADIVWTYSGVRPLYDDGASSATAATRDYVLTTDDAEGAPILNVFGGKITTYRRLAESAMEKIGRWFPDLKGNWTAGAALPGGAFAVSGVDALIQRLRDTYPFLDSFHARRLVRAYGTDAFEFLGTAGRREDLGRDFGATLSEREAEWLMDREFARTAQDIVWRRSKLGLRMSAEEIATLEDWMQQRRKEATSAAAE; translated from the coding sequence GTGTCCAAGGCATCGCACGCCGATCCGCTGAGTGTTGCCCCGCCCGTTTACGATCTGCTGATCGTCGGCGGGGGCATCAATGGCTGCGGCATCGCCCGTGATGCAGCGGGCCGCGGCCTGTCGGTCGCGCTTGTCGAGATGAACGACCTCGCCTCCGCCACCTCGTCCGCGTCCACCAAGCTTTTCCATGGCGGCCTGCGCTATCTGGAATATTTCGAGCTGCGCCTTGTGCGCGAGGCGTTGATCGAGCGCGAGCGCCTGCTTGCCGCCATGCCGCATATCAGCTGGCCGATGCGCTTCGTGCTGCCATATGGCCCGGAAATGCGCTTCGACACCGACACCCCGGCATCGAAGCTGCTGCACATGTTCATGCCATGGATGAAGGGCAGCCGGCCCGCCTGGGTCATCCGCATCGGGCTATTTCTCTACGATCACATGGGGGGACGGCACATCCTTCCGCCGACCTCCACGCTGGATCTGACGAAAGCGCCTGAAGGCGCGCCCCTTCAGGAGCGCTTCCGCAAGGCCTACGAATATTCTGACTGCTGGGTGGAGGATTCCCGCCTCGTCGTGCTCAATGCCCGCGACGCCAGTCTGCGCGGCGCGGATATCAAGGTGCGCCACAAGGTCATCGCCAGCCAACGCGGCTCGGATGAATGGCGGGTGACGGTGGAGAACACCGAAACCGGCAAGAGGCAGGAAATTCGCGCGCGCTGCCTCGTCAATGCGGGCGGCCCTTGGGTCGGCGACATTCTTCAAGACCGCACCCATGTGAAGACCCGCGAGAACGTGCGCCTCGTGCGCGGCAGCCACATCGTGACCCGCAAGCTCTACGACCACGACAAGTGCTACTTCCTGCAAGGCAACGACGGCCGCATCATCTTCACCATTCCCTACGAGACCGATTACACCCTGATCGGCACCACGGATCAGGACCACCCGGACCCGGATACGCCGCCGGAATGCACGGTCGAAGAGCAGGACTATCTGTGCGATTTCGTCTCCGCCTATTTCAGGAAACCGGTTACCCGCGCCGACATCGTATGGACCTATTCCGGGGTGCGCCCGCTCTATGATGACGGCGCAAGTTCCGCCACCGCGGCAACCCGCGATTACGTGCTGACCACGGATGATGCGGAGGGTGCGCCGATCCTGAATGTGTTCGGCGGCAAGATCACGACCTATCGCCGACTTGCGGAAAGCGCGATGGAGAAGATCGGTCGCTGGTTCCCGGACCTGAAGGGCAACTGGACGGCGGGCGCAGCATTGCCCGGAGGTGCCTTTGCGGTATCAGGTGTGGATGCGCTCATTCAACGCTTGCGCGACACCTACCCGTTCCTCGACAGTTTCCACGCCCGGCGGCTTGTGCGAGCATATGGCACCGATGCCTTCGAATTTCTGGGCACCGCAGGCAGACGCGAGGATCTTGGGAGGGATTTCGGCGCAACATTGAGCGAACGCGAAGCCGAATGGCTGATGGACCGCGAATTCGCCCGCACCGCGCAGGACATTGTCTGGCGCAGAAGCAAGCTCGGCCTGCGCATGAGCGCCGAGGAAATCGCGACTTTGGAAGATTGGATGCAGCAGCGCCGCAAGGAGGCCACGTCGGCGGCGGCTGAATAG
- a CDS encoding DeoR/GlpR family DNA-binding transcription regulator: protein MAISFRQNEILDIARREGRVTVEGLAAHFGVTQQTIRRDLGELGDAGRLERVHGGAMLPSGTTNIGYEDRRALHEQEKAAIAAVCAEEIPEDISVFLNLGTSTEAVARRLIHHRNLLVVTNNINVANILAVNPDCQVIVTGGTLRRSDGGLVGDLASQTIMQFKFDLAVVGCSAIDLDGDILDFDIQEVNVSKSILRQARKTFLVADHSKFQRSAPGRIASLSEIDSFFTDTPLEPGLDALCREWGTRVVVADAELV from the coding sequence ATGGCGATTAGTTTTCGGCAGAACGAGATTCTGGACATCGCACGGCGTGAGGGGCGCGTGACCGTTGAGGGGCTGGCGGCGCATTTCGGCGTCACGCAGCAGACCATCCGGCGCGATCTCGGCGAGCTTGGCGATGCGGGGCGGCTGGAGCGGGTTCATGGCGGGGCGATGTTGCCCTCGGGCACAACCAATATCGGCTATGAGGACCGGCGCGCCCTGCACGAGCAGGAAAAGGCGGCGATCGCCGCGGTGTGCGCCGAAGAGATCCCGGAAGACATTTCGGTGTTTCTGAATCTGGGCACCAGCACCGAGGCGGTGGCGCGCAGGCTCATTCATCACCGCAATCTTCTGGTGGTCACCAACAACATCAATGTGGCCAACATTCTGGCCGTGAATCCGGATTGTCAGGTCATCGTCACCGGTGGCACGCTCAGGCGTTCCGATGGCGGGTTGGTGGGCGATCTCGCCAGCCAGACCATCATGCAGTTCAAATTCGATCTGGCGGTGGTCGGCTGCTCCGCCATCGATCTCGACGGCGACATTCTCGATTTCGACATTCAGGAGGTGAATGTCAGCAAGTCGATCCTGCGGCAGGCCCGCAAGACCTTTCTCGTTGCCGATCACTCCAAGTTCCAGCGCAGTGCGCCGGGTCGGATCGCCTCATTGTCCGAAATCGACAGTTTCTTCACCGACACGCCGCTTGAGCCGGGCCTCGATGCGCTGTGTCGCGAATGGGGAACACGGGTGGTGGTCGCCGACGCGGAGCTTGTCTGA